In one Curtobacterium citreum genomic region, the following are encoded:
- a CDS encoding diacylglycerol/lipid kinase family protein, translating to MSTPSETAPADQDALPTEQKTAAVVYNPVKVHLETLKSTVAKHQQEAGWAETLWFETTEEDPGGGMTKAALEAGADVVAAAGGDGTVRAVAEVVHGSAAALALLPSGTGNLLARNIPSPIDDLGASVRTIFRGEDRPIDIGEVQVERPDGSREEFGFVVMAGLGLDARMLVNTKPELKKKVGWLAYVDSLFRSVRDADAFEFRYRLDGESNQSVRAHSLIVGNCGMLQAGATLLPDAEIDDGVFDIVVMRPRGFFGWVRIGARVFWENAILRSFQRSKIGQTQVGKRIATAAREERPLRYLRGEEFVARLERPDEFEIDGDPVGEVVAFRARIDAGGLRVRVAGPQDQTRNTRRVEDAHS from the coding sequence ATGTCGACCCCATCGGAGACCGCGCCCGCGGACCAGGACGCCCTCCCGACCGAACAGAAGACGGCCGCCGTCGTCTACAACCCGGTCAAGGTGCACCTGGAGACCCTGAAGAGCACCGTCGCGAAGCACCAGCAGGAGGCCGGCTGGGCTGAGACCCTGTGGTTCGAGACCACGGAGGAGGACCCGGGCGGCGGCATGACGAAGGCCGCGCTCGAGGCCGGGGCCGACGTCGTCGCCGCGGCCGGCGGGGACGGCACCGTCCGCGCCGTCGCCGAGGTCGTGCACGGCTCGGCGGCTGCACTCGCCCTGCTCCCGAGCGGGACGGGCAACCTCCTCGCGCGCAACATCCCCTCGCCGATCGACGACCTGGGCGCGAGCGTCCGGACGATATTCCGCGGCGAGGACCGCCCGATCGACATCGGCGAGGTCCAGGTCGAACGCCCCGACGGCAGCCGCGAGGAGTTCGGGTTCGTCGTGATGGCCGGCCTCGGCCTGGACGCCCGCATGCTCGTGAACACCAAGCCCGAGCTCAAGAAGAAGGTCGGCTGGCTCGCCTACGTCGACTCGCTCTTCCGCTCGGTGCGGGACGCCGACGCGTTCGAGTTCCGGTACCGGCTGGACGGCGAGAGCAACCAGTCGGTGCGCGCCCACTCGCTGATCGTCGGCAACTGCGGCATGCTGCAGGCCGGCGCGACGCTGCTGCCGGACGCCGAGATCGACGACGGCGTCTTCGACATCGTGGTCATGCGTCCCCGCGGCTTCTTCGGCTGGGTCCGGATCGGCGCCCGGGTGTTCTGGGAGAACGCGATCCTGCGCTCGTTCCAGCGCTCGAAGATCGGGCAGACCCAGGTCGGCAAGCGCATCGCGACCGCGGCCCGCGAGGAGCGCCCGCTGCGCTACCTGCGCGGTGAGGAGTTCGTGGCACGCCTCGAGCGGCCGGACGAGTTCGAGATCGACGGCGACCCGGTGGGCGAGGTCGTCGCGTTCCGGGCGAGGATCGACGCCGGCGGGCTGCGGGTCCGGGTCGCCGGGCCGCAGGACCAGACGCGCAACACCCGGCGGGTCGAGGACGCGCACAGCTGA